A genomic stretch from Candidatus Saganbacteria bacterium includes:
- a CDS encoding phosphoribosylaminoimidazolesuccinocarboxamide synthase, protein MTDNILLDIELPGIKLFKKGKVRNVYDLGDALLIVASDRISAFDSVMPNGIPDKGKILNQISLFWFNFTKNTIKNHVIESDAEKYPKELSPFKKMLSKRSLIGKKADLIPIECVVRGYLSGSGLKEYNKAKSICSIKLPDGLVESSKLPEPIFTPTTKADVGHDMNISFKEVIDKVGAETANTLRDKTLAIYTSCANYALSKGIIIADTKFEFGFYNGEIILIDEILSPDSSRFWPKNKYAPGRSQPSYDKQFVRDYLESIKWDKEPPAPKLPGDVVAKTREKYFEAYKLLTGKEVL, encoded by the coding sequence ATGACAGATAATATACTATTAGATATCGAGCTTCCAGGCATCAAATTATTCAAAAAGGGCAAGGTCAGGAATGTTTATGACCTTGGAGATGCGCTTCTGATCGTCGCGTCCGACCGCATTTCCGCTTTTGATTCCGTCATGCCAAACGGCATCCCAGATAAAGGAAAGATACTCAACCAAATATCTCTATTCTGGTTCAACTTCACTAAGAACACAATCAAAAACCACGTGATAGAATCTGATGCAGAGAAATATCCAAAAGAACTTTCCCCCTTCAAGAAGATGCTGTCTAAAAGATCGCTTATAGGCAAAAAAGCTGATTTGATCCCGATAGAATGCGTTGTTCGCGGTTATCTCTCTGGATCGGGATTAAAAGAGTACAATAAGGCAAAATCTATCTGCAGCATTAAATTGCCTGACGGTCTTGTTGAATCTTCAAAACTCCCTGAACCAATTTTCACTCCAACAACAAAAGCCGATGTCGGACATGATATGAACATTAGCTTTAAAGAAGTTATAGACAAAGTAGGAGCAGAGACAGCAAATACCCTAAGAGATAAAACCTTGGCTATCTATACATCTTGTGCGAATTATGCTTTATCAAAGGGAATAATCATAGCCGATACCAAATTTGAGTTTGGATTTTATAATGGCGAAATTATTCTTATTGATGAAATCCTGTCACCCGACTCGTCGCGCTTCTGGCCAAAAAACAAGTATGCTCCAGGAAGATCACAACCAAGCTACGACAAACAATTCGTAAGAGATTATCTTGAATCGATCAAATGGGACAAAGAACCGCCCGCTCCAAAACTTCCTGGCGATGTTGTCGCAAAAACAAGAGAAAAATATTTCGAAGCCTATAAATTGCTTACAGGCAAGGAGGTGCTCTAG
- a CDS encoding DUF86 domain-containing protein: MKEEIVEKLKDLFASKKEISMAFLFGSQATGKTTSESDIDVAVWFSKNVELNEIDRLWLEIESLLHNNVDLIILNQANPNTAWAAMRGITLKITDYRLYYIDICKILLAGEDIEMPNSYREVILKLAEMKILTLGKVEKIADYANLRNILAHQYLDIKWDKIRSFIANALDDYNEFIAIISKKIGI; the protein is encoded by the coding sequence ATGAAAGAAGAAATTGTCGAGAAATTAAAAGATCTATTCGCTTCGAAGAAAGAGATTTCGATGGCTTTCCTTTTTGGGTCACAGGCAACAGGAAAAACAACTTCTGAATCCGATATCGATGTAGCTGTTTGGTTTTCAAAAAATGTTGAGCTCAATGAGATCGATAGGCTTTGGCTGGAGATCGAATCTTTGCTGCACAATAACGTCGATCTAATTATTCTTAATCAAGCCAACCCAAATACCGCATGGGCGGCTATGCGGGGAATAACTCTTAAGATCACGGATTATCGCTTATATTACATAGATATTTGCAAGATACTGCTTGCAGGCGAAGATATCGAGATGCCCAACAGCTATAGGGAAGTCATATTGAAACTAGCGGAAATGAAAATTTTAACGCTTGGAAAGGTCGAAAAGATAGCCGATTATGCCAATCTGCGGAATATTTTGGCTCACCAATATCTTGATATTAAGTGGGATAAGATCAGATCGTTTATTGCCAATGCATTGGATGATTATAACGAATTTATTGCGATCATTTCAAAGAAGATAGGGATTTGA
- a CDS encoding HEPN domain-containing protein: MKGNNFSIEWVEKYLKALLTMNEIEFPKQHDLEELLSLLLKKDPFLATIRNDLEKLTPYAVRFRYPGDEVPAKEVNEAVIITKCLRIILRKKLGLKTK, translated from the coding sequence ATGAAAGGAAATAACTTCTCAATTGAATGGGTTGAAAAATACTTAAAAGCGCTCCTGACAATGAACGAAATTGAATTTCCAAAACAGCACGATCTAGAAGAACTTCTTTCCCTTCTTCTAAAAAAAGATCCTTTTCTAGCGACGATCCGCAATGATCTGGAAAAATTAACTCCTTATGCCGTCCGATTTAGATATCCTGGCGACGAAGTTCCGGCAAAAGAAGTAAATGAAGCGGTAATTATCACAAAATGCTTACGAATTATTTTAAGAAAGAAATTGGGGCTAAAAACAAAATAA
- the raiA gene encoding ribosome-associated translation inhibitor RaiA — protein MQINIQAHHTELTAPIRSYATKKIEKLQEYYKNILKAEITLEVRANDDTRRNQVTEVTLWVSGKKVIRASDGAKNIYAAIDLVEEELKKQLKKHKDKHIKEARRSAEKIKSKFRKPGKIGLAESLL, from the coding sequence ATGCAAATAAACATACAAGCCCACCATACGGAATTGACCGCGCCGATCAGGTCCTATGCGACAAAAAAGATAGAAAAGCTGCAAGAATATTATAAGAACATCTTGAAAGCCGAGATAACGCTCGAAGTTAGGGCGAACGACGATACAAGGCGCAACCAGGTCACGGAAGTCACACTCTGGGTCTCGGGCAAAAAGGTCATAAGAGCCTCGGACGGAGCAAAGAATATTTACGCGGCGATAGACCTTGTTGAAGAGGAACTAAAGAAACAATTAAAAAAGCACAAAGATAAGCACATCAAAGAAGCAAGAAGGTCGGCAGAAAAAATAAAATCTAAATTTAGAAAGCCCGGAAAAATTGGACTAGCCGAGTCCTTACTTTAA
- the ispG gene encoding flavodoxin-dependent (E)-4-hydroxy-3-methylbut-2-enyl-diphosphate synthase, whose translation MDKKTKKIKIGNIVIGGGNPIAVQSMTKTDTSDVKATIAEIHKLEAAGCQIIRCAVPDEKAAHAIGEIKKNISIPLIADIHFNYKLAIISAENGADKLRINPGNIGDIEKIKSVVSAAKERNIPIRVGVNSGSLQKDIKKKYFHPTAKALVESALQNVKILEKLKFTNIVIAVKSTSVPITIEAYELLSKKVDYPLHVGLTESGISKIGIIKSSVGIGSILSRGIGDTIRVSLTRDPIEEVRVGFEILKSLERIKHGIVLISCPTCGRTDIDVEKISKEIEEKTRHITAPLKVAIMGCEVNGPGEAMDADLGLAGGREVGLIFKHGEILKKVNESEMVKILLQEIESMAKEYQGGL comes from the coding sequence ATGGATAAAAAGACAAAAAAAATAAAGATCGGGAATATTGTTATTGGCGGCGGAAATCCAATCGCCGTCCAATCCATGACAAAGACCGATACATCCGATGTTAAAGCGACAATAGCAGAGATACATAAGCTCGAGGCCGCAGGCTGCCAGATCATAAGATGCGCGGTCCCCGATGAAAAAGCCGCACACGCTATAGGCGAGATAAAAAAGAATATATCGATCCCTTTAATAGCCGACATCCATTTTAACTACAAGTTGGCGATTATTTCGGCAGAAAATGGCGCGGATAAGCTTAGGATCAATCCCGGGAACATTGGCGATATAGAAAAGATAAAGTCGGTAGTTTCGGCGGCAAAAGAAAGGAATATCCCGATACGAGTCGGGGTAAACTCCGGGTCGCTCCAAAAAGATATTAAAAAAAAATATTTCCACCCGACAGCAAAAGCTTTGGTTGAGAGCGCATTGCAGAACGTCAAAATACTTGAGAAGCTTAAATTCACAAATATTGTGATAGCCGTTAAATCAACATCGGTACCGATAACGATCGAGGCTTATGAATTATTATCCAAAAAAGTGGATTACCCTTTGCATGTTGGTCTAACAGAATCGGGCATTTCAAAGATAGGAATTATAAAGTCATCAGTTGGAATTGGATCGATCTTATCGCGAGGGATCGGAGATACAATAAGGGTATCGCTTACCAGGGATCCAATTGAGGAAGTTAGGGTGGGATTTGAGATATTAAAATCGCTGGAGAGAATTAAGCACGGGATAGTCTTGATCTCTTGCCCCACATGCGGCAGGACCGATATCGATGTTGAAAAGATATCAAAAGAGATCGAGGAAAAAACAAGGCATATAACAGCGCCTCTAAAAGTTGCTATAATGGGATGCGAAGTTAACGGCCCCGGGGAAGCAATGGATGCCGACCTTGGGCTCGCGGGCGGCCGAGAAGTAGGGCTTATTTTCAAGCATGGCGAGATCCTAAAAAAAGTGAACGAGTCCGAAATGGTCAAAATCCTGCTTCAAGAAATTGAAAGCATGGCGAAAGAATATCAAGGGGGATTATAA
- the csaB gene encoding polysaccharide pyruvyl transferase CsaB, translated as MVPDHQIFKSMKIAVSGYYGFGNLGDEAILQSLKEGFKGHELLILDRDNRFNRKYIKDADIFISGGGGLLQDKTSTKSFLYYVGLIFYAKLLRKKIYIFAQSIGPITNPFNLMLLKRALSSANLITVRDSASFDFLQSLNLKEKILKTADPTIILKKDDSIKIEKKYPGPMIGICPRQFKDMPKDMEENFAALLDKLFSLNKANIVLIPFQKPNDIEICENIAKKMKRPNRILRNGLPPNKMMGAISQMDLVLGMRLHSLIFAVNTLTPSLGITYDPKVQGFMDDLSQPVIEPKDLKETEILLEVIGHLLETSDGIKHSLEIERRKLYANAELNFELLTMLRSK; from the coding sequence GTGGTTCCTGATCACCAAATATTCAAAAGCATGAAGATCGCAGTTTCAGGATATTATGGGTTCGGAAATTTGGGCGATGAAGCAATCCTCCAATCCCTAAAGGAAGGCTTCAAGGGACACGAATTATTAATACTCGATCGTGATAATAGGTTTAACCGCAAATATATAAAAGACGCGGATATTTTTATTAGCGGGGGCGGGGGGCTGCTGCAAGACAAGACAAGTACCAAAAGCTTCCTCTATTATGTCGGGCTCATATTCTACGCAAAGCTACTTCGCAAAAAAATATATATATTTGCTCAAAGCATTGGCCCCATAACTAATCCATTCAATCTCATGCTTCTAAAAAGGGCTCTTAGTTCAGCTAATCTTATAACAGTAAGAGATAGCGCTTCTTTTGATTTCTTACAGTCTTTAAATCTCAAGGAAAAGATACTCAAAACCGCCGACCCAACTATTATTCTCAAAAAAGATGATTCAATTAAGATAGAGAAAAAGTATCCCGGACCAATGATCGGGATATGCCCAAGACAATTCAAAGATATGCCAAAAGACATGGAAGAGAATTTTGCAGCGCTCTTGGACAAATTATTTTCTCTCAATAAAGCGAACATTGTATTGATCCCTTTCCAAAAGCCAAACGATATCGAGATCTGCGAGAACATTGCAAAGAAAATGAAGCGCCCTAATAGAATTTTAAGAAACGGTCTTCCCCCGAACAAGATGATGGGAGCGATATCCCAAATGGACCTCGTGCTAGGCATGAGGCTTCATTCATTGATCTTTGCCGTAAATACTCTAACCCCATCGCTTGGCATCACTTACGATCCAAAGGTCCAAGGTTTTATGGACGATCTGTCTCAGCCTGTTATTGAACCGAAAGATCTCAAGGAAACGGAAATACTTTTGGAAGTAATAGGACATCTCCTTGAAACCTCGGACGGAATAAAACACAGCCTTGAAATCGAACGCCGCAAGTTATATGCTAATGCAGAGCTTAATTTTGAGTTACTAACGATGCTAAGGAGCAAATAA
- the secA gene encoding preprotein translocase subunit SecA: MVLKWLFNLIGDTDEKKLKVITPLVGLINSQEAAIKKLSDEELRAKTDEFKKRLTQGEALDDLLPEAFACVREASIRTIGLRHFDVQLLGGIILHQGKISEMKTGEGKTLVATLPVYLNALTGYGVHLVTVNDYLAKRDSEWMGPVYRALGLSVGCIQHDMEPSERQLHYSCDITYGTNNEFGFDYLRDNMALSPEDCVQRELHYAIVDEVDSILIDEARTPLIISGMVEDKVDTYYKANELVGRLKTNEDFTLDEKTKNVILNEPGIKKIEKLLNIEYLFDVEHMELAHQLLQSLKAHYMFKLDVDYVIKDGEIIIVDEFTGRLMVGRRYSDGLHQAIEAKEKVQIREESQTLATITFQNYFRLYKKIAGMTGTAKTEEGEFWKIYGLEVLVIPANKVMIRKDLSDVIYKTKKEKFKAVVAEIEERHKKGQPLLVGTVSIEHSELLSEMLFRKGIPHRVLNAKQHEKEAEIIAKAGQKNTVTISTNMAGRGTDIVLGDGVTDLGGLHVIGTERHESRRIDNQLRGRSGRQGDPGSTRFYVALEDELMRLFGSDRIANIMDRLGIAPDTPIEHPMISRALENAQKKVEEYYFGIRKQILEFDDVMNKQRDTIYTLRHKILFGENIEETRDSMIDPSNKEAFAKKEEEIGADAMRNLERVVMLRVIDSRWIEQLDNMDNLRDGIGLRGYGGKDPLVEYKIEGYQMFNEMMQAIRDEVSDLILKVQIVKEGGQIIQKKRQVTYSQPQNALAARKAVRVGRNEPCPCGSGKKYKKCCGKEAV, from the coding sequence ATGGTTCTAAAATGGTTATTCAACCTTATCGGCGACACCGATGAGAAAAAGCTAAAGGTTATAACTCCTCTTGTAGGCCTTATAAACTCGCAAGAAGCCGCAATAAAAAAGCTTTCCGACGAAGAGCTTCGCGCAAAAACAGACGAGTTCAAAAAAAGATTAACACAAGGCGAAGCATTAGACGACCTTTTACCTGAAGCATTCGCATGCGTAAGGGAAGCCTCCATCAGGACGATAGGCCTTAGGCATTTTGACGTTCAGCTATTAGGCGGCATTATTCTCCATCAGGGAAAAATATCTGAAATGAAAACAGGCGAGGGCAAGACGCTTGTAGCAACCCTTCCTGTTTATCTAAATGCGCTGACAGGCTATGGCGTCCATCTGGTCACCGTGAACGATTATTTGGCAAAGCGCGATTCCGAATGGATGGGCCCGGTGTACAGAGCGCTTGGCTTAAGTGTTGGCTGTATCCAGCATGACATGGAGCCGTCAGAGAGACAATTGCATTACAGCTGCGATATCACATATGGCACAAATAACGAATTTGGTTTCGATTACCTGCGCGACAACATGGCCCTATCCCCCGAAGATTGCGTACAAAGGGAATTGCATTACGCGATAGTCGATGAAGTTGATTCGATTTTGATCGATGAAGCGAGAACGCCGCTTATCATTTCGGGCATGGTTGAAGATAAAGTTGATACATATTATAAAGCGAATGAGCTGGTAGGAAGATTAAAAACAAATGAAGATTTTACGCTTGACGAAAAAACCAAGAATGTTATTTTGAACGAGCCCGGCATCAAAAAAATAGAAAAACTTTTAAATATTGAATATTTATTTGATGTAGAGCATATGGAGCTTGCCCATCAATTGCTTCAATCCCTCAAAGCGCATTACATGTTCAAACTTGATGTCGATTATGTGATAAAAGACGGCGAGATAATAATCGTCGATGAATTCACGGGACGCTTAATGGTAGGCCGAAGATACAGCGACGGGCTACACCAGGCGATCGAGGCCAAAGAAAAAGTTCAGATAAGGGAAGAGTCTCAAACATTGGCAACGATCACTTTCCAGAACTATTTTAGGTTATACAAAAAGATAGCCGGAATGACCGGAACCGCAAAGACCGAAGAAGGCGAATTCTGGAAGATCTACGGGCTCGAAGTATTAGTTATACCCGCAAACAAGGTGATGATAAGAAAAGATCTATCCGATGTAATCTATAAAACTAAGAAAGAAAAATTCAAAGCGGTTGTTGCCGAGATCGAAGAGCGCCACAAGAAAGGACAACCTCTGCTTGTAGGCACAGTATCGATCGAACATTCGGAACTCTTGTCCGAGATGCTTTTCCGCAAAGGGATACCTCATCGAGTGCTAAACGCAAAACAGCACGAAAAAGAAGCGGAGATAATTGCAAAAGCAGGACAAAAGAACACGGTTACGATCTCAACAAACATGGCCGGTCGTGGTACGGACATTGTATTAGGTGATGGAGTAACAGATCTTGGCGGCTTGCATGTAATCGGCACCGAGAGGCACGAGAGCAGGCGTATCGACAACCAGCTTAGAGGACGATCGGGACGCCAAGGCGACCCTGGATCGACCAGATTTTATGTAGCACTCGAAGATGAACTGATGAGACTCTTCGGCTCCGACCGAATAGCCAACATTATGGACAGGCTCGGCATAGCCCCCGATACTCCGATCGAACATCCGATGATAAGCAGAGCTCTTGAAAACGCGCAAAAGAAAGTTGAAGAATATTATTTTGGCATCAGAAAACAAATTCTTGAATTCGATGATGTCATGAATAAGCAAAGAGATACTATTTATACTTTAAGACATAAGATCTTGTTCGGCGAGAACATTGAAGAAACAAGGGATTCGATGATCGATCCTTCAAATAAAGAAGCTTTCGCGAAAAAAGAAGAAGAAATAGGCGCGGACGCGATGCGAAACCTTGAGAGAGTTGTTATGCTTAGAGTTATCGATTCTAGATGGATCGAACAGCTCGATAATATGGATAATTTGCGCGACGGCATAGGCCTTAGAGGTTACGGCGGAAAAGACCCGTTAGTTGAATATAAGATCGAAGGCTACCAGATGTTCAACGAAATGATGCAAGCTATCCGCGATGAGGTCTCGGACCTTATCTTAAAAGTACAGATAGTAAAAGAAGGCGGGCAGATCATCCAAAAGAAAAGGCAAGTTACATACAGCCAACCCCAAAATGCGCTGGCTGCTCGCAAGGCCGTAAGGGTTGGCCGCAACGAACCATGCCCATGCGGGTCGGGGAAAAAATATAAGAAGTGCTGCGGCAAAGAGGCTGTTTAA
- a CDS encoding ComF family protein, with product MQFLKTILDLIYPPRCEACKSLGPQAFCDRCRSQISFLKPSAFVHSVAIYENSLKTAIMKYKYKRKMHLSKPLGELMAQYIRSSFDISRVDYIVPVPLHEKRLHERGYNQAELLSHEISRHFGVPTLSGLLHRTRETKPQFDLPRNDRFKNVKGAFALHGAHHIKGKRILILDDIYTTGSTISECTRVLKEGEAAQVHVLTLSRAINL from the coding sequence ATGCAATTTCTAAAAACTATTTTAGATCTGATATATCCTCCACGATGTGAAGCCTGTAAATCCCTTGGCCCGCAAGCCTTTTGCGACAGGTGCCGATCCCAAATTTCATTCTTGAAGCCGTCGGCGTTCGTCCATTCGGTGGCCATTTATGAAAATTCTTTAAAGACCGCTATCATGAAGTACAAATACAAAAGAAAAATGCATCTTTCAAAACCTCTTGGCGAGCTTATGGCCCAGTACATAAGATCATCGTTTGATATAAGCAGGGTGGACTATATCGTACCTGTGCCGTTGCATGAAAAAAGATTGCATGAAAGAGGTTATAACCAAGCCGAGCTTTTGTCCCATGAAATAAGCAGGCATTTTGGCGTGCCGACGCTATCCGGGTTGCTCCATAGGACGCGCGAAACAAAACCGCAGTTCGATCTCCCCCGAAACGACAGGTTCAAAAACGTCAAAGGAGCTTTCGCTCTTCATGGCGCGCACCACATAAAAGGTAAAAGAATTTTGATATTGGACGACATATATACGACAGGATCGACTATATCCGAATGCACGAGGGTACTTAAAGAAGGCGAGGCCGCGCAAGTCCATGTCTTAACTCTTTCTCGCGCAATTAATTTATGA
- a CDS encoding nucleotidyltransferase domain-containing protein gives MVEEKGTNLEPPVNSRLLKEITRRIVAKIDPEKIILFGSHAYGNPNKDSDLDLFIIKNTKLPASKRYAMISDALFPRLVPMDFIVRAPKEIDSRLKGFDPFIKEVLNKGKTLYERK, from the coding sequence ATGGTAGAAGAAAAAGGAACAAACTTAGAACCGCCTGTTAATTCAAGATTATTAAAAGAAATAACTAGGAGAATAGTCGCAAAGATCGATCCGGAAAAGATCATACTTTTCGGATCACATGCCTACGGCAATCCAAACAAAGATAGCGATCTCGACCTATTTATCATAAAAAACACGAAATTACCCGCCAGCAAAAGATACGCGATGATAAGCGATGCTCTCTTCCCAAGGCTCGTTCCAATGGATTTCATTGTAAGGGCCCCTAAGGAGATCGATTCTCGCCTTAAAGGTTTTGATCCATTTATTAAGGAAGTGCTAAATAAAGGGAAAACTTTATATGAAAGGAAATAA
- a CDS encoding MarC family protein yields MDLINFNWLGLAIVIIQIFIITDPVGNLPIFYALTKKENPIDRQKTFFTAAVTAFTMLIVFAFLGNAILDLFKITLADFQIAGGILILIIATLILIRGTWAEEMEHPESVGVVPIACPLLVGPGAITTAMVSMAINGIAITILAIAANFFITLVTLYFGENIFKFLGENGSAIVGKVMAIILAAIAVSFIHSGIASWMTVPVVR; encoded by the coding sequence ATGGACTTAATAAATTTCAATTGGCTGGGGCTTGCGATAGTTATTATTCAGATATTCATCATAACCGATCCTGTCGGCAATCTTCCTATCTTCTACGCGCTGACAAAAAAGGAAAACCCGATCGACCGGCAAAAAACATTTTTTACGGCGGCGGTCACCGCGTTCACTATGCTTATCGTTTTCGCTTTCTTAGGGAATGCGATACTCGATCTGTTCAAAATAACTCTTGCCGATTTTCAGATAGCCGGCGGCATATTGATCTTGATCATAGCGACGCTTATTTTGATTAGAGGCACTTGGGCGGAAGAAATGGAACACCCTGAATCGGTTGGAGTAGTGCCTATCGCATGCCCGCTTCTTGTGGGTCCGGGCGCGATCACGACAGCAATGGTATCGATGGCTATAAACGGCATAGCGATAACGATCCTAGCCATTGCCGCGAATTTCTTCATCACTTTGGTCACCTTATATTTCGGAGAGAACATTTTTAAGTTCTTGGGTGAGAACGGGTCAGCGATAGTAGGAAAGGTTATGGCGATCATTTTAGCTGCTATTGCCGTAAGCTTTATTCACAGCGGAATAGCTTCTTGGATGACTGTGCCTGTCGTCAGGTGA
- the prfB gene encoding peptide chain release factor 2 → MLDDLKKETGQFKENILKIEKYMGIGKKKGRVKELEPLAQSSDLWKDPNKAKVVLQEIKALEKIVQSYETLKTTFDDLEGLVEISSDQEENELRKEFEDIKKKASVLELAALLSGPYDSNNAILSINSGAGGTDSQDWAQILLRMYTRWAEHKGYALEMPDISYGEEAGIKSATLIISGPYAYGYLKNETGIHRLVRISPFSSEGKRHTSFASVEVVPEITEDINIEIDPADLRVDTYRASGPGGQNVNKVSSAIRITHIPTGIVTQSQTDRSQHKNRDNAMRILKAKLYEMMQAQHKEKIDELRGEKKAIEWGHQIRSYVFQPYTLVKDHRTGAEVGNVDAVVDGDIDAFIEASLKKKG, encoded by the coding sequence ATGCTCGATGATCTAAAGAAAGAAACCGGCCAGTTCAAAGAAAATATTTTAAAGATCGAAAAGTACATGGGGATCGGAAAGAAGAAGGGTCGCGTAAAAGAATTGGAACCTCTCGCCCAATCATCGGATCTCTGGAAAGACCCGAACAAAGCAAAAGTTGTCCTCCAAGAAATTAAAGCGCTAGAGAAGATCGTTCAAAGCTATGAAACCTTAAAGACAACTTTTGACGATCTTGAAGGTCTTGTTGAGATATCATCCGATCAAGAAGAAAATGAGCTTCGTAAAGAATTTGAAGATATAAAAAAGAAAGCTTCAGTCCTAGAGCTCGCGGCGCTTCTATCCGGACCGTATGATTCAAACAACGCCATATTATCAATAAACTCCGGAGCAGGCGGCACCGATTCGCAGGATTGGGCACAAATTCTACTTCGTATGTACACAAGATGGGCCGAGCACAAAGGTTATGCACTCGAAATGCCGGATATCTCATACGGCGAAGAAGCCGGCATCAAAAGCGCGACTCTTATCATTTCAGGGCCATATGCCTATGGATATTTAAAAAACGAGACCGGAATTCACAGGCTTGTAAGGATCTCTCCATTTTCTTCCGAAGGAAAAAGACACACTTCTTTCGCATCGGTCGAAGTAGTTCCCGAAATTACAGAGGATATTAATATAGAGATCGATCCGGCCGATCTTCGTGTCGATACATACCGCGCATCTGGCCCGGGCGGCCAGAATGTCAACAAAGTATCGTCGGCTATTAGGATCACACATATTCCGACAGGAATCGTAACCCAGTCGCAAACGGACCGTTCACAACACAAGAACCGCGATAACGCGATGAGAATACTTAAAGCAAAGCTCTATGAAATGATGCAGGCCCAGCACAAAGAAAAAATTGACGAGTTGCGCGGAGAGAAAAAAGCGATAGAATGGGGGCATCAGATAAGGTCGTATGTTTTCCAGCCGTACACTTTGGTCAAAGATCACAGGACGGGAGCAGAAGTCGGGAATGTTGATGCGGTTGTCGATGGCGACATAGACGCATTCATTGAAGCATCTTTGAAGAAGAAGGGGTAA
- a CDS encoding WecB/TagA/CpsF family glycosyltransferase, whose amino-acid sequence MIEQIKLADVIVDNVTMAEALDKLQELIASKVPSIIVTPNPEIIVSSQNDPELKAIINNADLRLPDGISMVVVSKILGSPLKERVSGIDFLLASCKLAENRGWSIYLLGSSETVVKKTAENLQVQFPKLKIAGYHNGFFNTKEEESSIITSIANIKPTIVFVGLGAGRQERWLAKNMKGIGSSTALGVNSGVGIGVGGSFDVISGLKKRAPVIYQKLYIEWLYRLITEPQRWKRQLALPRFLWLTLIKR is encoded by the coding sequence TTGATAGAACAAATAAAACTGGCTGATGTTATTGTAGACAATGTAACAATGGCGGAAGCTTTGGATAAACTTCAAGAGCTTATCGCATCGAAGGTTCCAAGCATTATCGTCACCCCCAACCCCGAAATCATAGTTTCCTCACAAAACGACCCAGAACTTAAGGCAATAATAAACAACGCAGACCTAAGATTGCCAGATGGAATCTCTATGGTTGTAGTAAGCAAGATACTAGGTTCGCCTCTTAAAGAGAGGGTATCGGGCATTGATTTCCTGCTGGCCTCGTGCAAGCTTGCCGAAAATAGGGGCTGGAGCATATATCTTCTTGGAAGTTCAGAAACAGTTGTGAAAAAAACGGCTGAGAATCTTCAGGTCCAATTCCCCAAATTAAAGATCGCGGGATATCATAATGGGTTTTTTAATACTAAAGAAGAAGAAAGCTCAATCATCACCTCCATAGCCAACATAAAACCGACTATCGTTTTTGTAGGGCTAGGGGCAGGAAGACAGGAGCGGTGGCTCGCAAAAAACATGAAAGGCATAGGCTCCTCGACTGCGCTCGGGGTAAACTCCGGCGTAGGAATAGGAGTGGGTGGGAGTTTTGACGTTATTTCTGGACTAAAAAAACGAGCACCTGTTATATATCAGAAACTTTATATCGAATGGCTTTATCGCTTAATAACCGAGCCGCAGAGGTGGAAGAGGCAATTGGCGTTACCGAGGTTCTTGTGGTTGACGTTGATAAAAAGATGA